From the Rhinolophus sinicus isolate RSC01 linkage group LG02, ASM3656204v1, whole genome shotgun sequence genome, one window contains:
- the ATP23 gene encoding mitochondrial inner membrane protease ATP23 homolog isoform X3 → MAGASDERRPGPAAGESLQQQHVACQVFPERLAPGKPQQGFLSSFFSNNQKCQLMLLKTLQTNPYVKLLLDAMKHSGCAVNRERHFSCEDCNGNVSGGFDASMSQIVLCQNNIRNQAHMNRVVTHELIHAFDHCRAHVDWFTNVRHLACSEVRAANLSGDCSLINEIFRLHFGLKQHHQTCVRDRAILSILAVRNISKEVAQKAVDEVFESCFNDHEPFGRIPHNKTYARYAHRDFQNRDRYYSNI, encoded by the exons ATGGCAGGAGCTTCGGACGAGCGTAGGCCAGGCCCTGCGGCCGGGGAGTCGCTGCAGCAGCAACACGTCGCGTGCCAGGTCTTCCCCGAGCGGCTGGCTCCGGGGAAGCCCCAGCAGGGGTTCCTCTCCAGCTTCTTCAGCAACAATCAGAAGTGCCAGCTCATGCTCCTGAAGACGCTGCAGACAA ACCCATATGTCAAGCTTCTACTTGATGCCATGAAGCATTCGGGTTG TGCTGTGAACAGAGAAAGACACTTTTCTTGTGAAGACTGTAATGGAAATGTCAGTGGAGGTTTTGATGCTTCAATGTCTCAG ATTGTTTTGTGCCAGAATAATATTCGTAATCAGGCCCATATGAACAGAGTGGTCACTCATGAGCTCATTCATGCATTTGACCATTGTCGTGCTCATGTCGACTGGTTCACCAACGTCAGACACTTGGCATGCTCAGAG GTTCGAGCTGCTAACCTTAGTGGAGACTGCtcacttataaatgaaattttcagGTTACATTTTGGATTAAAACAACACCATCAG ACTTGTGTGAGAGACAGAGCCATTCTTTCTATCCTGGCTGTTAGGAATATCAGCAAAGAAGTAGCTCAAAAGGCTGTTGATGAAGTTTTTGAATCTTGTTTCAATGACCACGAACCTTTTGGAAGGATCCCACATAACAAGACTTATGCAAGATATGCTCATAGAGACTTTCAAAACCGTGATCGGTATTACTCAAATATATGA
- the ATP23 gene encoding mitochondrial inner membrane protease ATP23 homolog isoform X2, with amino-acid sequence MPDVTKAQEPLWVVDPYVKLLLDAMKHSGCAVNRERHFSCEDCNGNVSGGFDASMSQIVLCQNNIRNQAHMNRVVTHELIHAFDHCRAHVDWFTNVRHLACSEVRAANLSGDCSLINEIFRLHFGLKQHHQTCVRDRAILSILAVRNISKEVAQKAVDEVFESCFNDHEPFGRIPHNKTYARYAHRDFQNRDRYYSNI; translated from the exons ACCCATATGTCAAGCTTCTACTTGATGCCATGAAGCATTCGGGTTG TGCTGTGAACAGAGAAAGACACTTTTCTTGTGAAGACTGTAATGGAAATGTCAGTGGAGGTTTTGATGCTTCAATGTCTCAG ATTGTTTTGTGCCAGAATAATATTCGTAATCAGGCCCATATGAACAGAGTGGTCACTCATGAGCTCATTCATGCATTTGACCATTGTCGTGCTCATGTCGACTGGTTCACCAACGTCAGACACTTGGCATGCTCAGAG GTTCGAGCTGCTAACCTTAGTGGAGACTGCtcacttataaatgaaattttcagGTTACATTTTGGATTAAAACAACACCATCAG ACTTGTGTGAGAGACAGAGCCATTCTTTCTATCCTGGCTGTTAGGAATATCAGCAAAGAAGTAGCTCAAAAGGCTGTTGATGAAGTTTTTGAATCTTGTTTCAATGACCACGAACCTTTTGGAAGGATCCCACATAACAAGACTTATGCAAGATATGCTCATAGAGACTTTCAAAACCGTGATCGGTATTACTCAAATATATGA
- the ATP23 gene encoding mitochondrial inner membrane protease ATP23 homolog isoform X5 produces MNRVVTHELIHAFDHCRAHVDWFTNVRHLACSEVRAANLSGDCSLINEIFRLHFGLKQHHQTCVRDRAILSILAVRNISKEVAQKAVDEVFESCFNDHEPFGRIPHNKTYARYAHRDFQNRDRYYSNI; encoded by the exons ATGAACAGAGTGGTCACTCATGAGCTCATTCATGCATTTGACCATTGTCGTGCTCATGTCGACTGGTTCACCAACGTCAGACACTTGGCATGCTCAGAG GTTCGAGCTGCTAACCTTAGTGGAGACTGCtcacttataaatgaaattttcagGTTACATTTTGGATTAAAACAACACCATCAG ACTTGTGTGAGAGACAGAGCCATTCTTTCTATCCTGGCTGTTAGGAATATCAGCAAAGAAGTAGCTCAAAAGGCTGTTGATGAAGTTTTTGAATCTTGTTTCAATGACCACGAACCTTTTGGAAGGATCCCACATAACAAGACTTATGCAAGATATGCTCATAGAGACTTTCAAAACCGTGATCGGTATTACTCAAATATATGA
- the ATP23 gene encoding mitochondrial inner membrane protease ATP23 homolog isoform X1 translates to MPVIHPALPDRVDLLGRVWCIPAEGDPYVKLLLDAMKHSGCAVNRERHFSCEDCNGNVSGGFDASMSQIVLCQNNIRNQAHMNRVVTHELIHAFDHCRAHVDWFTNVRHLACSEVRAANLSGDCSLINEIFRLHFGLKQHHQTCVRDRAILSILAVRNISKEVAQKAVDEVFESCFNDHEPFGRIPHNKTYARYAHRDFQNRDRYYSNI, encoded by the exons ATGCCTGTCATTCACCCTGCGCTTCCGGACCGTGTGGACCTGCTGGGACGAGTGTGGTGTATTCCTGCGGAGGGCG ACCCATATGTCAAGCTTCTACTTGATGCCATGAAGCATTCGGGTTG TGCTGTGAACAGAGAAAGACACTTTTCTTGTGAAGACTGTAATGGAAATGTCAGTGGAGGTTTTGATGCTTCAATGTCTCAG ATTGTTTTGTGCCAGAATAATATTCGTAATCAGGCCCATATGAACAGAGTGGTCACTCATGAGCTCATTCATGCATTTGACCATTGTCGTGCTCATGTCGACTGGTTCACCAACGTCAGACACTTGGCATGCTCAGAG GTTCGAGCTGCTAACCTTAGTGGAGACTGCtcacttataaatgaaattttcagGTTACATTTTGGATTAAAACAACACCATCAG ACTTGTGTGAGAGACAGAGCCATTCTTTCTATCCTGGCTGTTAGGAATATCAGCAAAGAAGTAGCTCAAAAGGCTGTTGATGAAGTTTTTGAATCTTGTTTCAATGACCACGAACCTTTTGGAAGGATCCCACATAACAAGACTTATGCAAGATATGCTCATAGAGACTTTCAAAACCGTGATCGGTATTACTCAAATATATGA
- the ATP23 gene encoding mitochondrial inner membrane protease ATP23 homolog isoform X6, protein MKIRRAKSLPMASFLCDPYVKLLLDAMKHSGCAVNRERHFSCEDCNGNVSGGFDASMSQIVLCQNNIRNQAHMNRVVTHELIHAFDHCRAHVDWFTNVRHLACSEVRAANLSGDCSLINEIFRLHFGLKQHHQTCVRDRAILSILAVRNISKEVAQKAVDEVFESCFNDHEPFGRIPHNKTYARYAHRDFQNRDRYYSNI, encoded by the exons atgaaaattcGTAGAGCTAAATCTTTGCCAATGGCCTCATTTCTTTGTG ACCCATATGTCAAGCTTCTACTTGATGCCATGAAGCATTCGGGTTG TGCTGTGAACAGAGAAAGACACTTTTCTTGTGAAGACTGTAATGGAAATGTCAGTGGAGGTTTTGATGCTTCAATGTCTCAG ATTGTTTTGTGCCAGAATAATATTCGTAATCAGGCCCATATGAACAGAGTGGTCACTCATGAGCTCATTCATGCATTTGACCATTGTCGTGCTCATGTCGACTGGTTCACCAACGTCAGACACTTGGCATGCTCAGAG GTTCGAGCTGCTAACCTTAGTGGAGACTGCtcacttataaatgaaattttcagGTTACATTTTGGATTAAAACAACACCATCAG ACTTGTGTGAGAGACAGAGCCATTCTTTCTATCCTGGCTGTTAGGAATATCAGCAAAGAAGTAGCTCAAAAGGCTGTTGATGAAGTTTTTGAATCTTGTTTCAATGACCACGAACCTTTTGGAAGGATCCCACATAACAAGACTTATGCAAGATATGCTCATAGAGACTTTCAAAACCGTGATCGGTATTACTCAAATATATGA
- the ATP23 gene encoding mitochondrial inner membrane protease ATP23 homolog isoform X4, protein MSQIVLCQNNIRNQAHMNRVVTHELIHAFDHCRAHVDWFTNVRHLACSEVRAANLSGDCSLINEIFRLHFGLKQHHQTCVRDRAILSILAVRNISKEVAQKAVDEVFESCFNDHEPFGRIPHNKTYARYAHRDFQNRDRYYSNI, encoded by the exons ATGTCTCAG ATTGTTTTGTGCCAGAATAATATTCGTAATCAGGCCCATATGAACAGAGTGGTCACTCATGAGCTCATTCATGCATTTGACCATTGTCGTGCTCATGTCGACTGGTTCACCAACGTCAGACACTTGGCATGCTCAGAG GTTCGAGCTGCTAACCTTAGTGGAGACTGCtcacttataaatgaaattttcagGTTACATTTTGGATTAAAACAACACCATCAG ACTTGTGTGAGAGACAGAGCCATTCTTTCTATCCTGGCTGTTAGGAATATCAGCAAAGAAGTAGCTCAAAAGGCTGTTGATGAAGTTTTTGAATCTTGTTTCAATGACCACGAACCTTTTGGAAGGATCCCACATAACAAGACTTATGCAAGATATGCTCATAGAGACTTTCAAAACCGTGATCGGTATTACTCAAATATATGA